The following coding sequences lie in one Erwinia amylovora genomic window:
- the fliG gene encoding flagellar motor switch protein FliG: MNACDKCAIVMLTLGDELAAEVFKHLNAHEVKQISSAMVNIAGFTHDQMSVVLEDFSRDSGEYAALSLNTNDYLRNVLVKALGEERAASLLEDLLDTHQGTNGIETLNFMEPQAVYDLIRDEHPQIIATILVHLKRNQAADVLGKFDDKERNDIMLRIATFGGVQPAALQELTEVLNNLLHGQNLKRSKMGGVRPAAEILNLMKSQQEEAAIDAVREFDGELAQKIIDEMFLFENLVEVDDRSIQQILQEIESETLLVALKGANEALRDKFFRNMSRRQADLMAEDLASRGPLRLSQVEAQQKAVLLVVRRLAEAGDILIGSSDDAYV, from the coding sequence ATGAATGCTTGTGACAAATGCGCCATCGTCATGCTGACGTTGGGCGATGAGCTGGCTGCCGAAGTTTTCAAACACCTTAATGCGCACGAGGTGAAGCAAATCAGTAGCGCAATGGTGAATATAGCTGGTTTTACCCACGATCAGATGTCTGTCGTGCTGGAAGATTTCAGCCGTGACTCCGGTGAGTATGCCGCGCTCAGTCTCAACACCAATGATTATCTGCGCAACGTGCTGGTGAAAGCGTTGGGCGAAGAGCGTGCTGCATCCCTGCTGGAAGATCTGCTGGATACCCATCAGGGTACCAATGGTATTGAAACGCTGAACTTTATGGAGCCACAGGCGGTGTATGACCTGATCCGCGATGAACATCCGCAGATCATTGCCACTATCCTTGTGCACCTGAAACGTAACCAGGCAGCCGATGTGCTGGGCAAATTTGACGATAAAGAGCGTAACGACATCATGCTGCGTATCGCCACCTTCGGCGGCGTACAGCCTGCCGCGCTGCAGGAACTGACCGAAGTGCTCAACAACCTGCTGCACGGTCAGAATCTCAAACGCAGCAAAATGGGCGGGGTACGTCCGGCGGCCGAGATCCTTAACCTGATGAAATCTCAACAGGAAGAAGCGGCTATCGATGCGGTGCGCGAGTTCGACGGCGAGCTGGCGCAGAAGATCATTGATGAAATGTTCCTGTTCGAAAATCTGGTTGAAGTGGACGACCGCAGCATCCAGCAAATTCTGCAAGAGATCGAAAGCGAAACGCTGCTGGTGGCCCTGAAGGGTGCCAATGAGGCGTTGCGCGATAAATTCTTCCGCAATATGTCACGTCGTCAGGCAGACCTGATGGCCGAAGATCTGGCCTCGCGCGGGCCGTTGCGCCTCTCGCAGGTCGAAGCACAGCAGAAAGCGGTATTGTTGGTAGTCCGTCGTCTGGCAGAAGCCGGGGACATTCTGATTGGGAGCAGCGACGATGCCTACGTCTGA
- the cheY gene encoding chemotaxis response regulator CheY — protein MDKNLRFLVVDDFATMRRIVRNLLQDLGYKNIEEAEDGQDALNRLRTSSFDFVVSDWNMPNIDGLQLLKTIRQEPELMKLPVLMVTAEAKRENIIAAAQAGANGYIVKPFTAVTLEEKLGKIFEKLG, from the coding sequence ATGGATAAAAACCTACGTTTCCTGGTCGTTGATGATTTTGCCACCATGCGCCGCATCGTGCGCAATCTGTTGCAGGACCTGGGATACAAAAATATTGAAGAGGCTGAAGACGGCCAGGATGCGCTGAACAGACTGCGCACCTCATCGTTTGATTTCGTGGTGAGCGACTGGAATATGCCGAACATCGATGGTCTTCAGCTGCTGAAAACCATTCGTCAGGAGCCTGAACTGATGAAGTTGCCGGTGCTGATGGTCACCGCCGAGGCAAAACGCGAAAACATTATTGCCGCCGCTCAGGCCGGTGCTAATGGTTATATCGTTAAACCTTTCACCGCTGTCACGCTTGAAGAGAAGCTGGGCAAAATATTCGAAAAACTCGGTTAA
- a CDS encoding chemotaxis protein-glutamate O-methyltransferase, which translates to MKCENLRSSVRLSHFSDALTDRELEKISQLIYQRAGIVLSQQKRDMIFNRLSRRLRELSLDSFSEYIHILESSVDSEEWQIFVNSLTTNLTSFFREAYHFPQLEEHARSHGAGYRVWCTAASTGEEPCSIAMTLDACLGPAIGGPRVWATDIDTDVLNRASAGVYRMADLHTLSPQQKRQYFLRGTGINSDRVRVKRELLAAIHYQRLNLLDESWQVPGPFDAIFCRNVMIYFDLPTQIRLIQRFAQQLKPDGLLFVGHSEHFNHRQSPFRLLGQAVYALTESGS; encoded by the coding sequence ATGAAATGTGAAAATCTACGTAGCTCTGTGCGTTTAAGCCATTTTTCGGATGCACTTACCGACCGGGAATTAGAAAAAATCAGCCAGCTGATCTATCAGCGGGCGGGAATTGTCCTTAGCCAGCAGAAGCGGGACATGATATTTAATCGCCTGTCACGACGACTACGGGAACTCTCATTAGACAGTTTTAGTGAATATATTCATATTCTTGAATCCAGCGTAGACAGTGAAGAATGGCAGATATTTGTTAATTCGTTAACCACTAATCTGACCTCTTTTTTTCGCGAGGCATACCATTTTCCCCAGTTGGAAGAACATGCCCGCAGCCACGGTGCTGGCTACCGCGTCTGGTGTACGGCAGCCTCAACCGGCGAAGAACCTTGCTCCATCGCCATGACGCTGGATGCCTGTCTTGGACCGGCCATTGGTGGCCCCAGAGTTTGGGCAACGGATATTGATACCGACGTGCTGAACCGGGCCAGTGCCGGAGTCTACCGCATGGCGGATTTACACACCCTCAGCCCTCAGCAGAAGCGACAATATTTTCTGCGCGGCACCGGAATCAACAGCGATCGGGTACGGGTAAAGCGTGAGCTGCTGGCGGCGATCCACTACCAGCGACTGAATCTGTTGGACGAATCGTGGCAGGTTCCCGGTCCTTTCGATGCGATTTTTTGTCGTAACGTGATGATCTATTTCGACCTGCCGACCCAGATCCGCTTGATCCAGCGCTTTGCACAGCAGCTGAAGCCAGATGGCCTGTTATTTGTCGGCCATTCGGAGCATTTCAACCACCGACAAAGCCCGTTCCGTCTGCTTGGACAGGCAGTTTATGCGCTAACGGAGAGCGGAAGTTGA
- the fliJ gene encoding flagellar export protein FliJ translates to MTMLCEMAEEQLTKTTQALGAVQQNWQQAVTQEQHLQRYEREYQQSLRSGMQSRGMSVADLVNHQSFILSLNQVLKQQGQHVAHCEQAVALAKQSWINDKQRLNAFETLLTRRENARMQADSRYEQKLMDEFAQRAGQKREIL, encoded by the coding sequence ATGACGATGCTTTGTGAGATGGCCGAAGAACAGCTGACAAAGACCACACAGGCGCTGGGAGCCGTACAGCAGAACTGGCAACAGGCGGTCACCCAGGAACAGCATTTACAGCGTTACGAGCGTGAATATCAGCAGTCGCTCCGCAGCGGCATGCAGTCGCGCGGCATGAGCGTGGCCGATTTAGTCAATCACCAGTCATTTATTTTATCCCTTAATCAGGTGCTTAAACAGCAGGGGCAGCATGTTGCCCACTGCGAGCAGGCGGTGGCGCTGGCGAAGCAGAGCTGGATTAACGACAAACAGCGGCTTAATGCCTTTGAAACGTTGCTGACGCGGCGTGAAAACGCGCGCATGCAGGCAGACAGCCGCTATGAGCAGAAATTGATGGATGAGTTCGCACAACGTGCCGGGCAAAAACGAGAAATACTATGA
- the fliI gene encoding flagellar protein export ATPase FliI — MTRHLKSWLDTIERTEAKMGAIPAFRRYGRLTRATGLVMEAVGLKLPIGAICVVERQTRNGIMPVECEVVGFKDQLLYLMPLEHVDGVLPGTRVYAPDGDSYEGKQLPVGPQLLGRVLDAQGRPLDGRPAPLKTSSASLFTQPINPLHRDPIKSVLDVGVRAINGLLTVGRGQRMGLFAGSGVGKSVLLGMMARYTDADVIVVGLIGERGREVKDFIENILGAEGIERAVVIAAPADVSPVLRMQGAVYATRLAEDFRDRGMNVLLIMDSLTRFAMAQREVALAIGEPPATKGYPPSVFARLPALVERAGNGVAGGGSVTAFYTVLTEGDDQQDPIADSARAILDGHIVLSRRLAESGHYPAIDIEASISRAMTELIPHAQYRNVQSFKQQLSSYQRNSDLVSVGAYVSGSDALLDRAIARYPQMESYLHQAVHESCGYAEAVSALSALLPEVS; from the coding sequence ATGACCCGGCATTTGAAAAGCTGGCTGGACACTATCGAACGCACCGAAGCCAAAATGGGCGCAATCCCGGCGTTTCGCCGTTATGGCCGCCTGACTCGTGCCACCGGGCTGGTGATGGAAGCCGTGGGGCTAAAGCTGCCCATTGGGGCAATCTGTGTCGTAGAGCGCCAGACCCGTAACGGTATTATGCCGGTCGAATGTGAAGTGGTGGGTTTTAAAGACCAGCTGCTTTATCTGATGCCGTTGGAACATGTGGATGGCGTGCTGCCGGGGACGCGCGTATACGCCCCGGATGGCGACAGCTACGAGGGTAAACAGCTACCGGTCGGGCCACAGCTGCTTGGCCGGGTGCTGGATGCGCAGGGACGCCCGCTGGACGGACGTCCGGCACCGTTGAAAACCAGCAGCGCCAGCCTGTTTACCCAGCCGATTAACCCGCTGCACCGCGACCCGATCAAAAGCGTGCTTGACGTTGGCGTCCGCGCCATCAACGGCCTGCTGACCGTCGGACGCGGGCAGCGCATGGGCCTGTTTGCCGGTTCCGGGGTGGGTAAAAGCGTGCTGCTGGGCATGATGGCGCGTTATACCGATGCAGATGTGATCGTCGTCGGGCTGATCGGTGAGCGTGGGCGCGAAGTCAAAGATTTTATCGAGAACATTCTTGGGGCAGAGGGGATCGAACGCGCGGTGGTGATCGCTGCGCCAGCCGATGTTTCGCCTGTTTTGCGCATGCAGGGCGCGGTCTACGCTACCCGTCTGGCGGAGGATTTCCGCGATCGCGGAATGAACGTCCTGCTGATCATGGACTCCCTGACGCGTTTTGCCATGGCGCAGCGTGAGGTGGCATTGGCGATCGGTGAGCCGCCGGCAACCAAAGGTTATCCGCCATCGGTGTTTGCGCGCCTGCCGGCGCTGGTAGAGCGTGCGGGCAACGGCGTTGCCGGGGGCGGTTCTGTCACCGCTTTTTATACCGTTCTCACCGAAGGCGACGACCAGCAAGACCCGATCGCGGATTCGGCACGCGCCATTCTTGACGGGCATATTGTGCTGTCACGTCGTCTCGCCGAGTCCGGCCACTATCCGGCAATCGATATTGAAGCCTCGATCAGCCGTGCGATGACCGAGCTTATTCCGCACGCGCAGTACCGTAATGTGCAAAGCTTCAAGCAGCAACTCTCATCGTATCAGCGCAACAGCGACCTGGTCAGCGTGGGGGCTTATGTCAGCGGCAGCGATGCCCTGCTCGATCGCGCCATTGCGCGTTATCCGCAGATGGAAAGCTATTTGCACCAGGCGGTCCATGAAAGCTGCGGCTATGCAGAAGCCGTTAGCGCGCTCTCTGCGCTGCTGCCTGAAGTGAGCTGA
- a CDS encoding protein-glutamate methylesterase/protein-glutamine glutaminase: MSKIRVLCVDDSALMRNMISAVVNQQHDMEMVATASDPINARELIKKFNPDVLTLDIDMPRMNGLEFLSRLMRLRPMPVVMISSLTAKGSASTLNALEIGAVDFIAKPDASQIAALGSWAVQAAEKIRLAAKSTLPYRSPLPADSISAMRFGVKTIIAIGASTGGTEALRQVLTRMPATSPGVVIAQHMPPGFTLSFAQRLNSLCAMRVKEAVDGEPVESGTVYIAPGDRHMQIAGLEKGYQICLNRNAAVNRHRPSVDVLFHSVAAGAGHHAIGAILTGMGADGAKGLLAMRQSGAWTLAQSERTCVVFGMPREAIALQAAAEVIDLQDISQRLIDRCSRQGRTKSPK, encoded by the coding sequence TTGAGCAAGATACGAGTGCTGTGCGTCGATGATTCCGCGCTGATGCGCAATATGATCAGCGCAGTAGTGAATCAGCAACATGATATGGAAATGGTGGCAACAGCATCCGATCCGATCAACGCCCGCGAGTTGATCAAAAAATTTAATCCAGACGTACTGACGCTCGATATCGATATGCCACGGATGAACGGCCTGGAGTTTCTCTCCCGGCTGATGCGGCTGCGCCCGATGCCGGTGGTGATGATCTCATCGCTGACGGCAAAGGGGTCGGCGAGCACGCTGAACGCGCTGGAGATCGGAGCGGTGGATTTTATCGCCAAGCCGGATGCCAGCCAGATTGCGGCGCTGGGCAGTTGGGCAGTACAGGCGGCGGAAAAAATCCGTCTTGCGGCGAAGTCGACGCTGCCTTACCGCAGCCCGCTACCGGCGGACAGCATCAGCGCCATGCGTTTTGGCGTAAAAACGATTATCGCGATCGGTGCATCGACCGGCGGAACCGAGGCTCTGCGCCAGGTACTGACACGAATGCCCGCCACCAGCCCCGGCGTGGTGATTGCACAACACATGCCGCCCGGCTTTACCTTGTCTTTCGCCCAACGTTTGAATTCGCTGTGCGCCATGCGGGTGAAAGAAGCCGTGGACGGCGAGCCGGTGGAGAGCGGCACCGTGTACATTGCTCCCGGCGACAGGCATATGCAGATCGCTGGCTTAGAGAAGGGGTATCAAATCTGCCTTAACCGCAATGCGGCAGTTAACCGCCATCGGCCCTCGGTCGACGTGCTGTTTCACTCCGTTGCCGCCGGGGCTGGCCATCATGCCATTGGTGCCATTCTGACCGGCATGGGCGCTGACGGAGCCAAAGGCCTGCTGGCGATGCGCCAGTCAGGCGCCTGGACGCTGGCGCAGAGTGAACGAACCTGTGTGGTGTTTGGCATGCCGCGTGAAGCCATTGCCCTCCAGGCGGCAGCAGAAGTCATCGATTTGCAGGATATCAGTCAACGGCTGATCGATCGTTGCAGCCGACAAGGTCGGACAAAATCACCAAAGTAA
- a CDS encoding flagellar hook-length control protein FliK: protein MNIDINALLTGEVVGKAKGLRQAAAPAGLFNRMMMAEMPDGRPLLPDTAPGDLPQTNRLPEIGTELVETLCPQPGDERLQEIQSADEEAGALLTQPVMPEGWEKSPLWQLQQAVMQNAASSDGGGETLAADEISTGKAHNPLPALPLSLNVNDRQDGAAPLLLPDAHPLEVKSQPVTAVLRETGLTEAVSAAEVQAPGAQYDAGVTRQLQAAELAARTAALPAPATAHNSHPIGSAAWQQSLSQQLALYTRDGVQNAEIRLHPEELGSLQITVRMQQDQAQLHIISEHPQVRQALEAAFPQLRSALAESGVQLGQASVSADGSSSAGANAQGSSEGKSAEQDEQGIDDADNNERTGVTQTALPVSGINTFA from the coding sequence ATGAATATTGATATCAACGCCCTGCTGACTGGCGAAGTCGTTGGCAAGGCTAAAGGACTCAGACAGGCTGCGGCACCGGCGGGCTTGTTTAACCGCATGATGATGGCAGAGATGCCTGACGGGCGTCCGTTGTTGCCGGACACCGCGCCGGGCGATCTGCCGCAAACGAACAGGCTGCCGGAGATCGGCACGGAGCTGGTGGAAACCCTTTGCCCACAGCCGGGCGACGAACGGTTGCAGGAAATTCAGTCAGCGGATGAAGAAGCCGGCGCGTTGCTGACCCAGCCGGTGATGCCGGAAGGATGGGAGAAAAGCCCGCTCTGGCAGCTACAGCAGGCGGTGATGCAAAACGCGGCGAGCAGTGACGGGGGCGGGGAGACGCTGGCGGCGGATGAGATATCCACTGGCAAAGCGCATAACCCGTTGCCGGCGCTGCCGTTAAGCCTGAATGTGAACGACAGGCAAGACGGCGCCGCACCCCTGCTATTGCCAGACGCCCATCCGCTGGAGGTTAAATCGCAGCCTGTTACCGCTGTGCTGCGGGAAACCGGTTTGACGGAAGCAGTCAGCGCGGCTGAAGTGCAGGCACCGGGCGCGCAGTATGACGCTGGCGTAACGCGCCAGCTGCAGGCCGCGGAGCTGGCAGCACGAACTGCGGCGCTGCCAGCTCCGGCAACGGCACACAATTCGCACCCGATCGGATCGGCAGCCTGGCAACAGTCGTTGAGCCAGCAGCTGGCGCTTTATACCCGCGACGGCGTGCAGAATGCCGAGATCAGGCTGCATCCAGAAGAGTTGGGATCCCTGCAGATCACCGTGCGTATGCAGCAGGACCAGGCGCAGTTACATATTATCAGCGAACATCCTCAGGTGCGTCAGGCGCTGGAAGCGGCTTTTCCTCAGCTGCGTAGCGCGCTGGCAGAGTCCGGCGTACAGCTGGGGCAGGCCAGCGTCAGCGCTGACGGCTCATCTTCTGCCGGCGCTAACGCCCAGGGAAGTTCAGAGGGGAAAAGCGCCGAACAGGACGAGCAAGGCATTGATGACGCAGACAATAATGAGCGGACAGGCGTGACGCAGACAGCGTTGCCCGTATCAGGGATTAATACCTTCGCCTGA
- the fliE gene encoding flagellar hook-basal body complex protein FliE, giving the protein MSSLIHNVIGQMHSQAQKISAPDEFLSNGKLTSLGSGPNFSDALFNSINEINKSQQTAKAQSQSWMSGNSDIGLNDVMLSLQKSSVAFSFGVQLRNKMLSAYQEVMNMPA; this is encoded by the coding sequence ATGTCATCTTTAATTCACAATGTAATCGGGCAAATGCATTCTCAGGCACAAAAAATATCTGCGCCTGACGAATTCCTTTCAAATGGAAAGTTAACAAGTCTGGGTAGTGGCCCAAATTTTTCTGATGCCTTGTTTAACAGCATTAATGAAATCAATAAATCTCAACAGACGGCAAAAGCGCAAAGCCAGAGCTGGATGTCTGGCAACAGCGATATTGGCCTGAACGATGTGATGCTGTCTCTACAGAAATCATCCGTTGCTTTCAGCTTTGGCGTTCAGCTACGTAATAAAATGCTTAGCGCCTATCAGGAAGTCATGAATATGCCTGCATAA
- a CDS encoding flagellar assembly protein FliH, whose protein sequence is MPTSDQSTKPQWRSWQPDNLLEAVSPQHEPLPTIVSGASDAQTQAELARLRKQAEQQGYNQGVTQGKEEGRKQGYDAGYQSGHEAGMAQGIAEAQAAQQGRLKSIEGWITSFKLSLDNLDSLIPSRLVQLALQAVQDLHGSEQVTNGSVLLAQIKQLIKQDALLQGEVRLVVHPDDREIIESTLGDTLKAIDWEMQFDAQMSPGGCRILTEDAELDATLETRWQTLCQLAREELSE, encoded by the coding sequence ATGCCTACGTCTGATCAAAGCACTAAGCCACAATGGCGCAGCTGGCAGCCGGATAACTTGCTGGAAGCGGTCAGTCCACAGCATGAACCTTTGCCGACCATCGTCAGCGGCGCCTCAGACGCGCAGACGCAGGCCGAGCTGGCACGTTTGCGTAAACAGGCCGAACAGCAGGGTTATAACCAGGGCGTGACGCAGGGAAAAGAAGAGGGCAGGAAACAAGGCTATGATGCCGGCTACCAGAGCGGGCATGAAGCAGGAATGGCGCAGGGGATCGCCGAGGCGCAAGCGGCGCAGCAGGGGCGACTGAAGAGCATCGAGGGCTGGATCACCTCTTTCAAGCTGTCGCTGGATAACCTCGACAGCCTGATCCCCAGCCGTCTGGTGCAGCTGGCGCTGCAGGCGGTACAGGATCTGCACGGTAGCGAACAGGTTACCAACGGTTCGGTGCTGCTGGCGCAGATTAAGCAGCTCATCAAGCAGGATGCTTTGCTGCAAGGGGAAGTGCGGCTGGTGGTCCATCCTGATGACCGCGAGATTATCGAATCAACCCTGGGCGATACGCTGAAGGCCATCGACTGGGAAATGCAGTTTGATGCGCAGATGTCACCCGGCGGCTGCCGCATCCTGACGGAAGACGCGGAGCTGGACGCCACGCTGGAAACCCGCTGGCAGACCCTGTGCCAGCTGGCGCGTGAGGAGCTGTCCGAATGA
- the fliM gene encoding flagellar motor switch protein FliM: protein MSDNFLSQAEIDHLLNADGGDDRQVEEQSGSVAREAQPYDPHTQRRVIRERLHSLEIINERFARQFRMGLFNLLRRSPDITAGNIKIQPYHEFARNLPVPTNLNLLHLNPLRGTSLMAFSPGVVFMAVDNLFGGDGRFPTKADGREFTPTEQRVIHRMLTMAQEAYEFAWSTIFKIKTEYIRSEIQVKFTNITSSPNDVVVTTPFFIEIGSHQGEFNICIPFSSIEPLRELLSNPPMENSGQEDTQWRGLLVSQMRETELELVATFPDLPTRLTNVMKLKKGDVIPLDKPELIAASVGGVPVFTAKYGSVNNQFALKVEQMIPSALHSLNKE from the coding sequence ATGTCTGATAATTTTTTATCCCAGGCTGAAATTGATCATCTGCTTAACGCCGACGGCGGTGACGATCGTCAGGTTGAAGAGCAGTCCGGTTCTGTCGCTCGCGAAGCGCAGCCCTATGACCCGCATACCCAGCGGCGGGTGATCCGTGAACGTCTGCACTCGCTGGAAATTATCAACGAGAGATTCGCCCGACAGTTTCGTATGGGACTGTTTAATTTACTGCGTCGCAGCCCGGATATTACCGCCGGAAATATTAAGATTCAGCCTTACCACGAGTTCGCCCGCAATCTGCCGGTGCCAACCAACCTGAATTTGCTGCACCTGAATCCGCTGCGCGGCACCTCGCTGATGGCTTTTTCTCCCGGCGTGGTCTTCATGGCGGTGGACAATTTATTTGGCGGCGACGGGCGTTTTCCCACCAAAGCTGACGGGCGTGAATTTACCCCAACGGAACAGCGGGTCATTCATCGCATGTTGACCATGGCGCAGGAAGCGTATGAGTTTGCCTGGAGCACGATTTTCAAAATTAAGACCGAATATATTCGTTCTGAAATTCAGGTCAAATTTACCAACATTACTTCTTCGCCGAATGATGTGGTGGTAACGACGCCGTTTTTCATCGAAATCGGTTCGCACCAGGGTGAGTTCAATATTTGCATTCCGTTCAGCTCCATCGAACCGTTACGCGAACTGTTGAGTAACCCGCCGATGGAAAACTCCGGCCAGGAAGATACTCAGTGGCGCGGGCTGCTGGTCAGTCAGATGCGGGAAACCGAGCTGGAACTGGTGGCGACGTTCCCTGACTTACCGACCCGTCTGACAAACGTGATGAAGCTTAAGAAAGGGGATGTTATCCCACTCGATAAGCCAGAGCTGATCGCCGCGAGTGTCGGTGGCGTGCCGGTATTTACGGCGAAATATGGTTCAGTTAATAATCAATTTGCTCTTAAAGTAGAGCAGATGATCCCTTCAGCATTACATTCGTTAAATAAGGAATAA
- the fliF gene encoding flagellar basal-body MS-ring/collar protein FliF: MSATTDDLKNNPADSVKAAMNSLRNSPKLLLPIAAAAAISVMIALMFWAKEPGYRVLFNNISDEDGGAIVSQLSQMNVPYRIDTAGGAIMVPEAQVHEVRMKMAQQGLPKGGSVGFELLDQEKFGISQFSEQVNFQRALEGELARTIENLGPIQHARVHLAVPKPSMFVRDQKQPTASVNVTLAQGRALDDGQVTAITHLISSAVSGLPAANVTLVDQRGNLLTQSGTGALQTSQVKYTNEIEADYQQRIQRLLAPLVGDSNVRTQVTAQLDFTQQERTDEQYQPNAEREKMAIRSRQSSQAAQGNGRGSGGVPGALSNQPPTPATAPLTKPLNAPAANGKNANNEKTPPAGEVAQPYNNRNDETTNYELDRTLIHTKTSVGHIQRLSVAVVINHMAQGAEGKTGPLPAAELARINTLVKEAIGYSEQRGDSVNIVNSPFNGVVEEVMPPLWQQQSFQTLIMTLARYLVIAIIGWVMWRRLVQPVWIRHQDTTIKRLELEKEARKLELEEKNKAAQMSAHAKEKRRTDTEINGQQLRELAEQEPRVIALVMRQWLNKEHKS, encoded by the coding sequence ATGAGTGCCACAACAGATGATTTAAAAAACAATCCCGCAGATAGCGTCAAGGCGGCGATGAACTCGTTACGTAATAGTCCGAAGCTGCTGCTGCCGATCGCTGCTGCTGCGGCGATTTCGGTAATGATTGCCCTGATGTTTTGGGCCAAAGAGCCGGGATATCGCGTCCTGTTCAACAATATCAGCGATGAGGATGGCGGTGCCATTGTCAGCCAGCTGTCGCAGATGAACGTCCCTTACCGCATTGATACGGCAGGGGGCGCTATCATGGTGCCGGAAGCTCAGGTTCATGAAGTGCGGATGAAAATGGCACAGCAGGGATTACCAAAGGGCGGTTCCGTTGGCTTTGAACTGCTGGACCAGGAAAAATTCGGCATCAGCCAGTTTAGCGAGCAGGTTAACTTCCAGCGGGCGCTGGAAGGTGAGCTGGCGCGCACCATCGAAAATCTTGGCCCGATCCAACATGCCCGCGTGCATCTGGCGGTGCCCAAACCGTCCATGTTTGTGCGCGATCAGAAGCAGCCTACGGCTTCGGTAAACGTGACGCTGGCGCAGGGACGTGCGCTGGATGACGGGCAGGTGACGGCCATTACGCATCTGATCTCCAGCGCGGTATCCGGCCTACCGGCAGCCAACGTTACCCTTGTCGATCAGCGCGGCAACCTGCTGACGCAAAGCGGCACGGGCGCACTGCAAACCTCGCAAGTGAAGTACACCAACGAGATTGAAGCGGATTATCAGCAGCGTATTCAGCGCCTGTTGGCACCGCTGGTCGGCGACAGCAATGTGCGTACTCAGGTGACGGCACAGTTGGACTTTACCCAGCAGGAGCGTACCGACGAACAGTACCAGCCGAACGCCGAGCGGGAGAAAATGGCGATCCGTAGTCGCCAGTCAAGCCAGGCCGCGCAAGGCAACGGTCGTGGTAGCGGCGGCGTGCCGGGCGCGCTAAGCAATCAGCCACCGACGCCGGCAACAGCGCCGCTGACCAAACCGCTTAACGCACCGGCAGCGAACGGTAAGAATGCGAACAATGAGAAAACCCCGCCTGCTGGCGAGGTGGCTCAGCCTTACAACAATCGTAATGACGAAACGACCAACTATGAGCTGGATCGTACCCTGATCCATACCAAAACCAGCGTTGGCCATATTCAGCGTCTCTCTGTCGCCGTGGTGATCAACCACATGGCACAAGGTGCTGAAGGGAAAACCGGTCCGCTGCCTGCTGCCGAACTGGCGCGCATTAATACGCTGGTTAAAGAGGCCATTGGCTACAGCGAGCAGCGCGGTGACAGCGTGAATATCGTCAATTCACCGTTCAATGGCGTCGTTGAAGAAGTGATGCCGCCGCTCTGGCAGCAGCAGAGCTTCCAGACACTGATAATGACGCTTGCCCGCTATCTGGTGATTGCCATTATCGGCTGGGTGATGTGGCGCAGGCTGGTACAGCCAGTCTGGATCCGCCACCAGGACACCACCATCAAGCGTCTGGAGCTGGAAAAAGAAGCGCGCAAGCTTGAGTTGGAAGAGAAAAACAAAGCGGCACAAATGTCCGCCCATGCCAAAGAAAAACGCCGCACCGATACCGAGATTAATGGTCAGCAACTGCGGGAACTGGCAGAACAGGAACCACGGGTTATCGCGCTGGTTATGCGTCAGTGGCTGAACAAGGAACACAAATCATGA
- the fliL gene encoding flagellar basal body-associated protein FliL: MSNKIKKTSGGGSLRTVVFTIMFLVMMATCGIAGYAVWEMSKSTGQSANHNAVAGATVDADPLYQSLSTFTVSLKPTENENDRVLYIGLSLRMADKQSLLTIEKYLPEYRSRLLILLAKSSYEELSTNEGKQLLVDKIKHEVSKPLAANQSVKVADVLFNEFILR, translated from the coding sequence ATGAGTAACAAAATTAAAAAAACATCTGGCGGCGGCTCGTTGCGTACGGTTGTGTTTACCATCATGTTTCTGGTGATGATGGCAACCTGCGGTATTGCCGGATATGCCGTCTGGGAAATGAGTAAATCAACAGGCCAGTCAGCTAATCACAATGCGGTAGCAGGGGCAACGGTTGATGCAGATCCGCTATATCAGTCCTTAAGCACTTTCACCGTCAGTTTAAAGCCGACAGAAAATGAAAACGACCGCGTGCTGTATATCGGGCTGTCATTACGCATGGCCGACAAGCAGTCATTATTGACGATAGAAAAATATCTGCCGGAATATCGCAGCCGTCTTCTTATTCTGCTGGCGAAATCAAGCTATGAAGAGTTGTCCACCAATGAAGGGAAACAATTATTGGTAGATAAAATTAAACATGAAGTGAGTAAGCCGCTGGCAGCTAATCAGTCGGTGAAAGTCGCAGACGTGTTATTTAATGAATTTATTCTGCGGTAA